The following coding sequences lie in one Azospirillum humicireducens genomic window:
- a CDS encoding DMT family transporter, with amino-acid sequence MSQTSASQASLPSASLPSDGAAAVSVLPPVQLLAGLGLAVAGVVAFSLRPVIIKLAYRYNVDPVTLIMLRMVFALPFFLGMALWSGSRKGERASIAGRDLALTIGLGVTGYYAASFCDFLGLRYVSAGMGRLLLFLYPTIVVVLSAMFLGKRIGLREVAALVVSYAGVALVVWSEIGTGHPNFMAGAALVFMGAFLYSVYLVGSSRVVQRIGSMRFTAYAMTAACLCCILQFAVLRPLSALDLPLPVYGLSAVMAVVCTVLPVLMTAEALRRVGPNLVALSGAIGPVAAAVFGYLVLAEPMGWLQLAGAALTVAGVMIITLWKTA; translated from the coding sequence TTGTCCCAGACCAGCGCATCCCAGGCCAGCCTGCCGTCCGCCAGCCTGCCGTCCGATGGCGCCGCCGCGGTGTCCGTCCTGCCGCCGGTCCAGCTTCTGGCCGGGCTCGGGCTTGCCGTGGCGGGGGTGGTGGCCTTTTCCCTGCGGCCGGTCATCATCAAGCTGGCCTACCGCTACAATGTCGATCCGGTGACGTTGATCATGCTGCGCATGGTCTTCGCGCTGCCCTTCTTCCTCGGCATGGCACTGTGGTCGGGCTCCCGAAAAGGAGAGCGTGCGTCGATTGCCGGCCGTGACCTTGCCCTGACCATCGGGCTTGGCGTCACCGGCTATTACGCCGCCAGCTTCTGCGATTTCCTGGGGCTGCGTTATGTCTCGGCCGGGATGGGGCGGCTGCTGCTGTTCCTCTACCCGACCATCGTGGTGGTGCTGTCGGCCATGTTCCTGGGCAAGCGGATCGGCCTGCGCGAGGTGGCGGCGCTGGTCGTCTCCTATGCCGGCGTCGCGCTGGTGGTGTGGTCGGAGATCGGGACCGGCCATCCCAATTTCATGGCCGGGGCCGCGCTGGTCTTCATGGGGGCCTTCCTCTATTCGGTCTATCTGGTCGGCAGCAGCCGGGTGGTGCAGCGGATCGGGTCCATGCGCTTCACCGCCTATGCGATGACGGCGGCCTGCCTGTGCTGCATCCTGCAATTCGCCGTACTGCGGCCCTTGTCGGCGCTGGACCTGCCGCTGCCGGTCTATGGCCTGTCGGCCGTGATGGCGGTGGTCTGCACGGTGCTGCCCGTGCTGATGACGGCGGAGGCGTTGCGGCGGGTCGGCCCCAATCTGGTGGCGCTGAGCGGCGCCATCGGCCCGGTGGCCGCCGCCGTCTTCGGCTATCTGGTGCTGGCCGAGCCGATGGGCTGGCTGCAACTGGCTGGTGCCGCCCTGACGGTGGCCGGTGTCATGATCATCACGCTGTGGAAGACCGCCTGA
- a CDS encoding 2-keto-4-pentenoate hydratase, with protein MSVTHPVGLSAPTLADPVIAEIAARFVAARRGATGLADFPGPLPADLATAYAIQATATAAWPDEVVGWKVARVPPALEETLGAMRYIGPIFAGTVVTADGGPLSFPVIPGGFGAVEAEFAVRIAADAPADKLDYSPAEAAAFIAAIHAVIEVAGGPLAPVNELGPTASTAVFGNNTGLIVGEEIVGAVEGADALRAEVLIDGQSVGVGSSAKLPGGIPAALAVALGMAARLGRPLKAGQLVSTGALTGVHSIAIGQQARIAFTGLAPMGGSAVAATPTA; from the coding sequence ATGTCCGTCACGCATCCCGTCGGGCTGAGCGCCCCGACCCTGGCCGATCCGGTGATCGCCGAAATCGCGGCACGCTTCGTCGCCGCCCGCCGCGGCGCCACCGGCCTCGCCGACTTCCCCGGCCCGCTGCCCGCCGATCTCGCCACCGCCTACGCCATCCAGGCGACGGCGACCGCAGCCTGGCCCGACGAGGTCGTTGGCTGGAAGGTGGCGCGGGTTCCCCCGGCCCTGGAGGAGACGCTCGGTGCCATGCGCTACATCGGCCCGATCTTTGCCGGCACGGTGGTGACCGCCGATGGCGGACCGTTGAGCTTCCCGGTCATTCCCGGCGGCTTCGGCGCGGTTGAGGCGGAGTTCGCGGTGCGCATCGCCGCCGACGCTCCGGCCGACAAGCTGGACTACAGCCCGGCTGAGGCGGCGGCCTTCATCGCCGCCATCCATGCCGTGATCGAGGTGGCCGGCGGTCCGCTGGCCCCGGTCAATGAGCTGGGGCCGACCGCCTCGACCGCTGTTTTCGGCAACAACACAGGCCTGATCGTCGGCGAGGAGATCGTCGGCGCCGTCGAGGGAGCCGACGCTCTGCGGGCCGAGGTGCTGATCGACGGCCAGAGCGTGGGCGTCGGCAGCAGCGCCAAGCTGCCGGGCGGCATCCCGGCGGCGCTGGCGGTGGCGCTGGGCATGGCGGCGCGGCTCGGCCGGCCGCTGAAGGCGGGGCAGTTGGTGTCCACCGGCGCCCTGACCGGCGTGCATTCCATCGCCATCGGCCAGCAGGCGCGGATCGCCTTTACCGGCCTTGCTCCGATGGGCGGCTCCGCCGTCGCGGCGACGCCCACCGCCTGA
- a CDS encoding acetylornithine deacetylase/succinyl-diaminopimelate desuccinylase family protein, which translates to MHSDTDAATSQLFGRIEAKRDDLVALTQALIRIPTVNPPGDVYTDCAELIGRRLKARGFTVEYVRAEGAAGDSDRYPRTNVIARIEAPRPGPCVHFNGHIDVVPAGQGWTVDPFGGVVTNGRVYGRGACDMKGGIAASIIAVESLLEEGLLTAGALEISGTVDEESGGYGGVGHLAKLGYFSRPRVDHVIIPEPLNVDRVCIGHRGVWWAEIETKGRVAHGSMPFLGNCAVRHMGAVLHRIETELIPRLAAKRTDMPVVPEGARQSTININAIHGGQREDHDGLPSPMVPDRCRMVIDRRYLIEEDPETVRGEIVAILEDLRRSRPGFEYELREVLAFLPTMTDADAPVVRAVAAAIETVLGRPAQHVVSPGTYDQKHVVRVGQLKDCIAYGPGILDLAHQPDEWVGIDDMVQSAQVMALATLGLIK; encoded by the coding sequence ATGCACTCCGACACCGACGCCGCCACCAGCCAGCTGTTCGGCCGTATCGAAGCGAAGCGCGACGATCTGGTCGCGCTGACCCAGGCATTGATCCGCATTCCCACCGTCAACCCGCCCGGCGACGTCTACACCGACTGCGCCGAGCTGATCGGCCGCCGGCTGAAGGCGCGCGGCTTCACCGTGGAGTATGTGCGCGCGGAGGGGGCGGCCGGCGACAGCGACCGCTATCCGCGCACCAACGTCATCGCCCGCATCGAGGCGCCGCGGCCCGGCCCTTGCGTCCATTTCAACGGCCATATCGACGTGGTGCCGGCCGGTCAGGGCTGGACCGTCGATCCTTTCGGCGGGGTGGTGACGAACGGCCGGGTCTATGGCCGCGGCGCCTGCGACATGAAGGGCGGCATCGCCGCCTCGATCATCGCCGTCGAATCGCTGCTGGAGGAAGGGCTGCTGACCGCCGGCGCCCTGGAGATCTCCGGTACGGTCGACGAGGAATCCGGCGGTTACGGCGGTGTCGGCCATCTGGCCAAGCTCGGCTATTTCTCCCGGCCCAGGGTCGACCACGTCATCATTCCGGAGCCGCTGAATGTCGACCGCGTCTGCATCGGCCACCGCGGCGTCTGGTGGGCGGAGATCGAGACCAAGGGCCGCGTCGCCCACGGCTCCATGCCTTTCCTCGGCAACTGCGCGGTGCGCCACATGGGCGCCGTGCTGCACCGGATCGAGACCGAGCTGATCCCCCGCCTCGCCGCCAAGCGCACCGACATGCCGGTGGTGCCGGAAGGGGCACGCCAGTCCACCATCAACATCAACGCCATCCATGGCGGTCAGCGCGAGGACCATGACGGCCTGCCCAGCCCGATGGTGCCCGACCGCTGCCGCATGGTGATCGACCGCCGCTACCTGATCGAGGAGGACCCCGAGACGGTCCGCGGCGAGATCGTCGCCATCCTGGAGGATCTGCGCCGCAGCCGCCCCGGCTTCGAATACGAGCTGCGCGAGGTGCTGGCCTTCCTGCCGACGATGACCGACGCCGACGCCCCCGTGGTGCGGGCGGTGGCCGCCGCCATCGAGACGGTGCTGGGCCGCCCGGCGCAGCATGTCGTCTCCCCCGGCACCTACGACCAGAAGCATGTGGTGCGGGTGGGGCAGCTGAAGGACTGTATCGCCTACGGCCCCGGCATCCTCGACCTCGCCCACCAGCCCGACGAATGGGTAGGCATCGACGACATGGTGCAATCGGCCCAGGTGATGGCGCTGGCGACGCTGGGGTTGATAAAATAA
- a CDS encoding pentapeptide repeat-containing protein has protein sequence MIEDLTNAVAYVSKNKDAFTVALSILGLVGILFSWRSSNAAKRSSDAALEQARIANDGKITDRLAKAVEQLGSEKLQVRLGAIYALERVALDSPRDHGTVFEHLADFVREHSKIKHKPGATFIDEDRSPAKDDSGRRDVSLILKVIGRRNRKNDKNILIDLSNCDLKKLRLSRGDYSFVNFFGSDLSGTTFHECKVQYVNFIKAKLHNVSFIGADLYQANFHNADLQEVDFSHGLMARCRFIKARIIDCNFLNTDLTGCTLLADELRGNKFRGTKFSYSEISGFDFASNILEMVSMNHASLKECNAQEAKLHDIDLSDAFIIKGNWEGAKLHRMQARRAKFMAVNLNKAKMSNSNLSDATFKECKMHQANLTAANKDNTIFDKSDSEHHVNKYKVK, from the coding sequence ATGATCGAAGACCTAACCAATGCCGTTGCTTATGTTTCAAAGAACAAAGACGCATTCACCGTAGCATTGAGCATTCTGGGACTGGTCGGAATATTGTTTTCATGGCGATCATCGAATGCTGCGAAGCGTTCGTCAGACGCGGCGTTAGAGCAGGCGCGTATTGCAAATGACGGGAAGATAACCGACCGGCTTGCAAAAGCAGTCGAACAACTTGGAAGCGAAAAACTACAAGTCCGGCTGGGCGCCATCTACGCGCTGGAACGCGTCGCCCTGGACAGTCCGCGCGACCATGGGACAGTCTTCGAACATTTGGCGGATTTTGTGCGGGAACATTCCAAGATAAAGCACAAACCCGGTGCCACCTTCATTGACGAAGACCGGTCGCCGGCCAAGGACGATTCGGGCCGAAGGGATGTCTCACTCATACTTAAGGTCATAGGCCGCCGGAATCGCAAGAACGATAAAAATATTCTTATAGATCTCTCCAATTGCGACCTAAAGAAGCTTCGCCTTTCCCGCGGAGATTACTCGTTCGTCAATTTTTTTGGATCCGATCTCAGCGGCACCACCTTTCATGAATGCAAGGTGCAGTACGTAAATTTCATCAAAGCAAAACTCCATAATGTCTCCTTCATCGGAGCTGACCTGTATCAGGCTAATTTTCATAACGCTGATCTTCAGGAAGTGGACTTCAGCCACGGCCTCATGGCCCGTTGCAGATTCATAAAAGCGCGGATCATAGACTGTAATTTCCTGAATACCGATCTGACTGGGTGTACTCTGCTCGCCGACGAATTGAGGGGTAACAAATTCCGAGGAACGAAGTTTTCATATTCTGAGATAAGCGGATTCGACTTCGCATCGAATATACTTGAAATGGTTTCCATGAACCATGCTTCCCTCAAGGAGTGCAACGCACAAGAAGCAAAGCTTCACGATATCGATCTGTCTGATGCCTTCATCATCAAAGGAAATTGGGAAGGCGCCAAACTTCATAGAATGCAAGCCCGACGCGCAAAATTCATGGCCGTCAATCTAAACAAAGCGAAGATGAGCAATTCAAACCTATCCGACGCCACATTCAAGGAATGCAAAATGCATCAAGCCAATCTTACTGCGGCAAACAAGGATAATACCATCTTTGATAAAAGTGACAGTGAGCATCATGTGAATAAGTATAAAGTCAAATAA
- a CDS encoding EAL domain-containing protein has product MQQSDRLLTREEEHRFATRVEEIHGQLTDRLQIHTQVARSAASLVMTFPDLHWTQWNRFVEALDTPRRFPGIISVAYARAVPAGRSGDLVESMRAAGLTNFRIWPEAVGTDRVVTIFAAPVDAANVRAIGFDMMSDAARRSTIERARDSGDPAATRAITLKIDEAAGAKPAFILYQATYRGDPQPPSLEARQASFTGVVVVPVRIGPLVDGLVDEKQPDAGIEIYDLPPAEAKFPLYRSPRSLESVASISLIRELPVGGRVWTVRYDYLPAGVLSAHDWVPGALLAGGIALSIALSLILRMMLATHSRAVDLAGERTASLRLQEAERQQLFTQAPLGIALIGTDGLLKDCNPAFAAAAGLSREEMPGADLRLRFGDQASVFALEAALHGESGKLESDQPLLLGGRRSHFSLHFQPVTLAGELKFVLAFAEDIGEKRRAEQHIQYLAHFDALTGLPNRVLLFDRIAQALREARREGSKVAVLFIDLDRFKVINDSLGHSFGDEVLRSVARRLQAGLRESDTVGRLGGDEFLIVLRRVTEPEDAARVAEKVVAHLASPFTVGGQNFVVTPSIGISLYPDDADDPEGLIRCADIAMYHAKEQGRNGFRFVTREMGARSRERMDLEGSLRKAIREGQLFLVYQPQVDTLTGRIVGLEALIRWRHPEEGLIMPGRFLPVAEETGLVLAMGDWVLFEACSQIRRWRSRFDLSIPVAVNVSGAQFRDGQLPAKVARALDANGLSGPELEVEVTESTLIDDVESAAATLGALKQRGVLIALDDFGTGYSSLSYLHRLPIDKLKIDRSFIHDLSTGASDVSVPRAIVGLGRSLGLSVIAEGVETQEQLQLLRDLSCESYQGFLFSRPVPAEEVERLLDRQGAVHAVAAG; this is encoded by the coding sequence ATGCAGCAATCCGATCGGCTGCTGACCCGCGAGGAGGAGCATCGCTTCGCGACGCGGGTCGAGGAGATTCACGGCCAGCTGACCGACCGGCTGCAGATCCACACGCAGGTGGCCCGCAGCGCGGCGTCCCTGGTGATGACCTTCCCTGACCTGCATTGGACCCAGTGGAACCGGTTCGTCGAAGCGCTCGACACGCCACGGCGATTTCCCGGCATCATCTCCGTTGCCTATGCCCGCGCCGTGCCGGCCGGCCGCTCCGGCGATCTGGTGGAATCGATGCGGGCGGCCGGCCTGACGAATTTCCGCATCTGGCCCGAGGCGGTCGGCACGGACCGGGTCGTCACCATCTTCGCCGCCCCGGTCGACGCTGCGAACGTGCGGGCAATCGGTTTCGACATGATGTCCGATGCCGCGCGGCGATCCACCATCGAGCGGGCGCGCGACAGCGGCGACCCGGCCGCCACCCGTGCGATCACGCTGAAGATCGACGAGGCGGCAGGGGCGAAACCTGCCTTCATCCTCTACCAGGCGACCTATCGCGGCGATCCGCAGCCGCCGTCTCTGGAGGCGCGGCAGGCCTCATTCACCGGCGTCGTGGTGGTCCCGGTCCGCATCGGTCCTCTGGTGGACGGGCTGGTCGACGAAAAGCAGCCGGATGCCGGAATCGAGATCTATGACCTGCCGCCGGCCGAGGCGAAGTTCCCGCTCTACCGCAGCCCGCGTTCGCTGGAATCCGTAGCGTCGATCAGCCTGATTCGGGAACTGCCGGTCGGCGGCCGGGTCTGGACGGTGCGCTACGACTACCTGCCCGCCGGGGTGCTGAGCGCGCATGACTGGGTGCCGGGGGCGCTGCTGGCCGGCGGGATCGCGCTCAGCATCGCTCTGTCGCTGATCCTGCGCATGATGCTGGCGACCCATTCCCGTGCGGTCGATCTGGCCGGGGAGAGGACGGCCTCGTTGCGCCTGCAGGAGGCTGAACGGCAGCAGCTGTTCACCCAGGCACCGCTGGGGATCGCGCTGATCGGCACCGATGGACTCCTGAAGGACTGCAACCCGGCCTTTGCCGCCGCCGCGGGGCTGTCGCGGGAGGAGATGCCCGGTGCCGACTTGCGGCTTCGCTTCGGCGATCAGGCGTCCGTCTTCGCGCTGGAAGCGGCGCTGCATGGGGAAAGCGGCAAACTCGAATCCGACCAGCCGCTGCTGCTGGGCGGGCGGCGCAGCCATTTCAGCCTGCATTTCCAGCCCGTCACCCTGGCGGGAGAGCTGAAATTCGTTCTGGCCTTCGCCGAGGACATCGGCGAGAAGCGGCGGGCGGAGCAGCATATCCAGTATCTGGCGCATTTCGATGCGCTGACCGGCCTGCCCAACCGTGTCCTGCTGTTCGACCGCATCGCCCAGGCGCTGCGCGAGGCGCGGCGCGAGGGCAGCAAGGTGGCGGTGCTGTTCATCGACCTCGACCGTTTCAAGGTGATCAACGACAGCCTGGGGCACAGCTTCGGCGACGAGGTGCTGCGGTCGGTGGCGCGGCGGCTGCAGGCGGGATTGCGGGAATCGGACACGGTCGGGCGGCTGGGCGGCGACGAGTTCCTGATCGTGCTGCGCCGCGTGACCGAACCGGAGGATGCGGCGCGCGTGGCGGAGAAGGTGGTGGCGCATCTGGCCAGCCCCTTCACCGTCGGCGGCCAGAATTTCGTGGTGACGCCCAGCATCGGCATCAGCCTGTACCCCGACGATGCCGACGACCCGGAAGGGCTGATCCGCTGCGCCGACATCGCCATGTACCATGCCAAGGAGCAGGGACGGAACGGCTTCCGCTTCGTCACCAGGGAGATGGGCGCCAGATCGCGCGAGCGGATGGATTTGGAGGGCAGCCTGCGCAAGGCCATCCGCGAGGGCCAGCTGTTCCTGGTCTATCAGCCGCAGGTCGACACCCTGACCGGCCGCATCGTCGGGCTGGAGGCGCTGATCCGCTGGCGCCACCCGGAGGAGGGGCTGATCATGCCCGGCCGTTTCCTGCCGGTGGCTGAGGAGACCGGGCTGGTGCTGGCGATGGGCGACTGGGTGCTGTTCGAGGCCTGTTCCCAGATCCGCCGCTGGCGCTCGCGCTTCGACCTGTCGATCCCGGTGGCGGTCAACGTATCCGGGGCCCAGTTCCGCGACGGGCAGCTGCCGGCCAAGGTCGCCCGCGCGCTGGACGCCAATGGCCTGAGCGGGCCGGAGCTGGAGGTCGAAGTGACCGAAAGCACCCTGATCGACGACGTCGAATCGGCGGCGGCGACGCTGGGGGCGCTGAAGCAGCGCGGCGTGCTGATCGCGCTGGACGATTTCGGCACCGGCTATTCCAGCCTCAGCTACCTGCACCGGCTGCCGATCGACAAGCTGAAGATCGACCGCTCCTTCATCCACGACCTGTCGACCGGCGCCAGCGACGTCTCCGTCCCGCGCGCCATCGTCGGGCTGGGCCGAAGCCTGGGCCTGTCGGTCATCGCCGAGGGGGTGGAGACGCAGGAACAGTTGCAGTTGCTGCGCGATCTCTCCTGCGAGAGCTATCAGGGATTCCTGTTCAGCCGTCCCGTCCCGGCCGAGGAGGTGGAGCGGCTGCTGGACCGGCAGGGCGCCGTCCATGCGGTGGCGGCGGGATGA